The genomic region GTTCGCGTCGTACACCTCGACGTCGAACGCCACCGCCTTCGGCGGAAAGCCCACGCGATACGCGCTGCCATTGCGCGTGCGCTCGAGGTAGCCGTAGTCGACGAGCGTGCGGCGCAGCGCGACGTGATCGATCTCGATCGCGGGCGCAATCTCGCGCAGCCAGCGCTTCAGCTGCTCGTTCACCTCGCGCTCGCTGTACGTCGCCTTCTCGTCGAGCTCGAGCGTGATGCTCTTCATCAGAATCTCGCGATCGCGCCGCCCACGCGGAAAGCCGCGCGGCCCGCGATCGGCGCCGAGCTTCAGCACGCGCTCCACGAATTCTTCCAGCGAGATCATGGGGGCGTAGAGTAGGCGCAGCGCGAAGGAGACTCGATGCTGCGAGGCAGCTGTTTGTGCGGGCGGATTCGGTACTAAATCGACGGCGAGCTCGGGCCGCTCGGGAATTGTCACTGCCGGACGTGCCGCAAGGCGCATTCGGCCGCGTTCAACACCTCCGCGCGCGTGCCGCGCGAGCGCTTCCGCTGGACCGCAGGTGAGAGCGAAGTGGTCGGCTACGAATCGACGCCGGGCAAGACGCGGTACTTCTGCGCGCGCTGTGGCTCGCACCTGATCGCGGCGTGGAAGGATCAGGCGCACGTCGTGCTGCGCGTCGGCTCGCTCGACGACGATCCCGGCATGAAGCCGCGCATCCACATCTGGACTTCACACAAGGCGCCCTGGCACGAGATCACCGACGCGCTGCCGCAGTTCGCGGAGGCGCAGCCCGCGCCGAAGTGAATCAGCGCGCTGGCGCCTCCGGCGGCTTCGCCTCGGGATAGCGCCCCGAGTACGCGTGCCCGTAGCCCCAGCGGAAGTAGAGCGGCACCGCCGGATGGCCGCCGACGCGCACGCCGAGACGCATCAACTCGCCGTAGCCGGGACTCGTTACGGACGCGACGCACTCGCCGAGCTTCGCGTCGGCACGCTTGCGGTCCTCGGCAGAGCCGCCGCACCAGTAGGCGTAGTCGTGCTCTTCGCAGCAGTGCCGCCAGTCCGACTCGCCGAAGCGGTCGAGCCACCACGAGCAGCCGTCGAAGCGGAACGGAATCGTGGGCAGACCCGCGGGCTCGCCGTGCTCCGTGCACCACTCGGCGGCCCGCGCCTCGATCTTGGCGGCTTCGCCCGCGTCGCGGTCGTACGGCGGGGCCGTGTGATGCGAGAGGGACGTGCACGAGGTGAAGACGACGATGCCGAGAAACGCCGAGAGGGGGAGGAGCAGCAGCAAGGCTCGCTTCATCGCGCGAGCATAATCAGTGCGACGGGAGGCGCTCGCGATGCAGCTGCTCGACCACGTCTCGATCACGCTGCGCGACCTCGCGCGCGCGAAGCCGTTCTACCGCGCCGTGATGGCCGCGCTCGGCGCGCGCGAGGCGTACGACGAGCCCCGCGCGATCGGCTTCGGCGAGCGCAACTCGGGCCGAGACGACGCGCACTCCTACCTCAGCGTGTTCGAGTCGCCGGCCGCGAGCCCCGATGCGCGGCGCCACGTGTGCCTGCGCGCCGCAAGCCGCGCGCAGGTCCGCGCCTTCCACGCCGCAGGCCTCGCGCACGGCGGCGCGAGCGCAGGCGAGCCCGGCCCGCGCAGCGACTACCACGCCACGTACTACGCCGCATTCCTCGAAGACCCCGAAGGCAACCGCATCGAGGCCGTGTGCCATCGCTCCGAATGACACGAGCGGCGTGAAGAAATTTTCGCGGGCACCGGCGCACCGCCGCGCGGGCGGCGTAAGAATGCGCGGAGCCAACACGGTGCACGCGCATGCAGACCGACAGCGACAGCGTCCAAGCCAGCGATCTCGAAGACGCGTGGCCGTTCCTCGATTCTGAGGAGCGGCTCGAAGGCTTCCGCTTGCTCGCACCGCACGAGGCCGAGCGCTTCTTCACCGCGCTCGATGCGCGCGAAGAGTGCGCGCTGCTCGCGACCTTCACGCCGACCGAGCGCCAGCTTTGGATGCGGCAGCTCGAGCCCGACGACGCCGCCGACGTGGTGCAGGCCGCGCCGGCGGAGCAGCGCGAGACGCTGCTCGGCGCGCTCGACGCCGCCGCGCGCCGCGAAGTCGCGGCGCTCATGGCCTACGCGGAGGACGACGCGGGCGGCCTGATGAGCCCGCGCTACGTGCGCCTGCGCCCCGAGATGACGGTCGACGAGGCGATCGCGTACCTGCGGCGCGCGGCGCGCGAGCGCGTCGAGACGATCTATTACATCTACGTGCTCGACGCGGAGAATCGCCTGCTCGGCGTCGCCTCGTTCCGCGAGCTGTTCGCGGCGCCCTCGGACAAGCTCGTGCGCGACATCATGCGCACGCGAGTGATTACGGTGCGCGACGACCTCGATCAGGAAGAGGTCGCGAACGTGATCGCCGAGAACGACCTGATGGCCGTGCCGGTGGTGAACGCCGCGGGGCAGCTACAGGGCATCGTGACGATCGACGACGTGGTCGACGTGGTGCGCGAAGAGGCGACCGAGGACATCCAGAAAATCGGCGGGAGCGCGGCGCTCGACCTGCCATACCTCGAGACCAGCGTGCTCGACCTCGTGAGGAAGCGCGCGGTGTGGCTCACCGTGCTGTTCATCGGACAGTTCCTCACCACGGCCGCGATGGGCTTCTTCGAAGACGAGCTCGCGCGCGCGATCGTGCTCTCGCTCTTCATCCCCCTCGTGATCTCGAGCGGCGGCAACGCGGGCTCACAGGCCTCGACGCTCGTGATCCGCGCGATGGCGATGGAGGAAGTGAGGCTGCGCGACTGGTGGCGCGTGCTACGCCGCGAGGTCGTGATCGGCCTCTTGCTAGGAGTCGCGCTCGGCGCAATCGGCCTCGCGCGCGTCGTCCTCTTCCCCGGCGCAGAGAGCACGTTCGGCGAGCACTTCGTGGCGGTGGGCGTGACCGTCTCGCTCTCGCTCGTGTGGATCGTGATGTGGGGCGCGACCGCCGGCGCCATGCTCCCTTTCGCGCTGCGGCGCTTCGGCTTCGACCCCGCCAGCGCGAGCGCGCCGTTCGTCGCGACGCTCGTCGACGTGACGGGCCTCGTGATCTACTTCAGCGTCGCGACCGTGGTGCTGAGCGGGACGCTGCTGTGAGGACTTCGCCATGGCCACCGCCCGCTACCTCGTGCGCGACGTCGCCGCCGCAGTCGCCTTCTACACGCAGCGCCTCGGCTTCGCGCTGAAGCAGAGCTTCGGGCCCGCGATGGCGATGGTGGCGCGCGGCGACCTGACACTTTGGCTTGCAGGCCCGCCCTCTTCCGCCGCGCGCGCGATGCCCGATGGGCGCAAGCCGGAGCCCGGCGGCTGGAACCGCATCGTGATCGAGGTGAGCGATCTCGCCGCGCTCGTCGCCGAGCTGCGCGCCGCGGGCGTGCCGTTCCGCAACGAGATCGTGCGCGGCCCCGGTGGGCAGCAGATTCTGTGCGAGGACCCGTCGGGGAATGCGGTGGAGCTGTTTCAGGCGGGGTGAGCCGCGCTCAACAGCAGCTCCGCCTTCCCTCCGCCCTGCGCGCGAGCGCGCAGCGGACGCTGTGCGCGTCGCTTCCTACCTGCGTGACGCCGACGAAGCCGCGCAGGAAGTCGCGCAGCGCGGCGAGGAAGCGCTCGCCGCAAGCGAAGAGCGCAGC from Deltaproteobacteria bacterium harbors:
- a CDS encoding VOC family protein, whose product is MATARYLVRDVAAAVAFYTQRLGFALKQSFGPAMAMVARGDLTLWLAGPPSSAARAMPDGRKPEPGGWNRIVIEVSDLAALVAELRAAGVPFRNEIVRGPGGQQILCEDPSGNAVELFQAG
- the mgtE gene encoding magnesium transporter, translated to MQTDSDSVQASDLEDAWPFLDSEERLEGFRLLAPHEAERFFTALDAREECALLATFTPTERQLWMRQLEPDDAADVVQAAPAEQRETLLGALDAAARREVAALMAYAEDDAGGLMSPRYVRLRPEMTVDEAIAYLRRAARERVETIYYIYVLDAENRLLGVASFRELFAAPSDKLVRDIMRTRVITVRDDLDQEEVANVIAENDLMAVPVVNAAGQLQGIVTIDDVVDVVREEATEDIQKIGGSAALDLPYLETSVLDLVRKRAVWLTVLFIGQFLTTAAMGFFEDELARAIVLSLFIPLVISSGGNAGSQASTLVIRAMAMEEVRLRDWWRVLRREVVIGLLLGVALGAIGLARVVLFPGAESTFGEHFVAVGVTVSLSLVWIVMWGATAGAMLPFALRRFGFDPASASAPFVATLVDVTGLVIYFSVATVVLSGTLL
- a CDS encoding VOC family protein, producing the protein MQLLDHVSITLRDLARAKPFYRAVMAALGAREAYDEPRAIGFGERNSGRDDAHSYLSVFESPAASPDARRHVCLRAASRAQVRAFHAAGLAHGGASAGEPGPRSDYHATYYAAFLEDPEGNRIEAVCHRSE
- a CDS encoding DUF2087 domain-containing protein, coding for MISLEEFVERVLKLGADRGPRGFPRGRRDREILMKSITLELDEKATYSEREVNEQLKRWLREIAPAIEIDHVALRRTLVDYGYLERTRNGSAYRVGFPPKAVAFDVEVYDANLRATVAAYLAEQDRRAAEKKARRAALTHHAAPESEES